The following proteins are co-located in the Hippoglossus stenolepis isolate QCI-W04-F060 chromosome 23, HSTE1.2, whole genome shotgun sequence genome:
- the LOC118102471 gene encoding immunoglobulin kappa light chain-like produces the protein MMTSPKFVLYLTCFFLGKMVQMHHFILSHQESGFISADVGDNLTLQCFYEGDDNNIYWYKQTPGQRPRIISITHRATKNLSSVNEFKDNQRFTVETNDVVSQLNISDLQLSDSATYYCIKSHLYVFEFMEGVTVSVKGSGSNIQALVHQSESIQPGGSVTLSCTVHTGTCDGKHNVYWFKNSEEPQPGLIYTHGDRNDQCERKPDTQTHTCVSNLSMERLNRSHAGTYYCAVAACGHIVFGDGTKLEFDGEVNWLVYFLSGALGFTISLLLAVLLYKINKRRCWRCSESRTQPSSPSTTNAEGNQHADDLHYAAVNVNVASRSRRQRDNTNDQCLYSSVKL, from the exons ATGATGACATCTCCCAAGTTCGTTCTCTACCTGACATGTTTCTTCTTGGGGAAAATgg ttCAGATGCATCATTTTATCTTGTCTCATCAAGAAAGTGGATTTATATCAGCTGATGTTGGAGACAACTTGACTTTGCAGTGTTTCTATGAGGGGGATGACAATAACATTTATTggtacaaacaaacaccaggACAGAGACCTCGAATTATCTCAATTACGCACAGAGCCACTAAAAATCTTTCGTCAGTGAATGAATTCAAGGACAATCAACGCTTCACTGTGGAAACTAATGATGTTGTGAGTCAACTAAATATCTCAGATCTGCAGCTTTCAGACTCAGCTACTTACTACTGTATAAAGAGTCATTTATATGTGTTTGAGTTTATGGAGGGCGTCACTGTCAGTGTGAAAGGTTCAGGGTCTAACATCCAGGCTCTGGTGCATCAGTCTGAGAGCATCCAGCCAGGAGGCTCTGTGACTCTCAGCTGTACAGTTCACACTGGGACCTGTGAtggaaaacacaatgtttactGGTTCAAGAACTCTGAAGAACCTCAGCCAGGACTCATTTACACCCACGGAGACAGGAACGATCAGTGTGAGAGGAAacccgacacacagacacacacctgtgtcTCCAACTTGTCAATGGAGAGACTGAACCGTTCTCATGCTGGGACCTACTACTGTGCTGTCGCTGCATGTGGACACATTGTGTTTGGAGACGGGACCAAGCTGGAGTTTGACG GTGAAGTGAACTGGCTGGTGTATTTCCTAAGTGGAGCTTTGGGATTCACCATCAGCCTTTTGCTGGCTGTGTTACTGTACAAGATAAACAAGAGAAGATGCTGGAGATGTTCAG AGTCTCGTACACAACCATCATCTCCCTCCACAACAAATGCAGAG GGCAACCAACATGCAGATGACCTCCATTACGCTGCGGTAAATGTGAACGTGGCCAGCAGATCAAGACGACAGAGGGACAACACAAATGATCAATGTTTGTACTCAAGTGTTAAACTgtag
- the LOC118102465 gene encoding uncharacterized protein LOC118102465: MMTSPKFVLYLTCFFLGKMVQMHHFILSHQESGFISADVGDNLTLQCSYEEREDRMYWYKQTPGQKPRIISRTYGSTKSLSLLNEFKDNQRFTVETNDVVSQLNISDLQLSDSATYYCLKDNFYVFEFMEGVTVSVKGSGSNIQALVHQSESIQPGGSVTLSCTVHTGTCDGEHSVYWFKNSEEPQPGLIYTHGDRNDQCERKPDTQTHTCVYNLSMERLNRSHAGTYYCAVAACGHIVFGDGTKLEFDDEVNWLVYFLSGALGFTISLLLAVLLYKINKRRCWRCSESRTQPSSPSTTNAEGNQHADDLHYAAVNVNVASRPRRQRDNTNDQCLYSSVKL, encoded by the exons ATGATGACATCTCCCAAGTTCGTTCTCTACCTGACATGTTTCTTCTTGGGGAAAATgg ttCAGATGCATCATTTTATCTTGTCTCATCAAGAAAGTGGATTTATATCAGCTGATGTTGGAGACAACTTGACTTTGCAGTGTTCATATGAGGAGAGGGAAGATAGGATGTATTggtacaaacaaacaccaggACAGAAACCTCGAATTATCTCAAGGACGTACGGATCCACTAAAAGTCTTTCGTTACTGAATGAATTCAAGGACAATCAACGCTTCACTGTGGAAACTAATGATGTTGTGAGTCAACTAAATATCTCAGATCTGCAGCTTTCAGACTCAGCTACTTACTACTGTTTAAAGGATAATTTCTATGTGTTTGAGTTTATGGAGGGCGTCACTGTCAGTGTGAAAGGTTCAGGGTCTAACATCCAGGCTCTGGTGCATCAGTCTGAGAGCATCCAGCCAGGAGGCTCTGTGACTCTCAGCTGTACAGTTCACACTGGGACCTGTGATGgagaacacagtgtttactgGTTCAAGAACTCTGAAGAACCTCAGCCAGGACTCATTTACACCCACGGAGACAGGAACGATCAGTGTGAGAGGAAacccgacacacagacacacacctgtgtcTACAACTTGTCAATGGAGAGACTGAACCGTTCTCATGCTGGGACCTACTACTGTGCTGTCGCTGCATGTGGACACATTGTGTTTGGAGACGGGACCAAGCTGGAGTTTGATG ATGAAGTGAACTGGCTGGTGTATTTCCTGAGTGGAGCTTTGGGATTCACCATCAGCCTTTTGCTGGCTGTGTTACTGTACAAGATAAACAAGAGAAGATGCTGGAGATGTTCAG AGTCTCGTACACAACCATCATCTCCCTCCACAACAAATGCAGAG GGCAACCAACATGCAGATGACCTCCATTACGCTGCAGTAAATGTGAACGTGGCCAGCAGACCAAGACGACAGAGGGACAACACAAACGATCAATGTTTGTACTCAAGTGTTAAACTgtag
- the LOC118102463 gene encoding uncharacterized protein LOC118102463 isoform X3, whose amino-acid sequence MMTSPKFVLYLTCFFLGKMVQMHHFILSHQDSGFISADVGDNLTFQCFYEGDDNRMYWYKQTPGQKPRIISMMYKFSKDFPLLNEFKDNRRFTVETNDVVSHLNISDLQLSDSATYYCSKSRSFVFEFMEGVTVSVKGSGSNIQALVHQSESIQPGGSVTLSCTVHTGTCDGEHSVYWVKNSEEPQPGLIYTHGDRNDQCERKPDTQTHTCFYNLSMERRNRSHAGTYYCAVAACGHIVFGDGTKLEFDDEVNWLVYFLSGALGFTISLLLAVLLHKINKRRCWRCSESRTQPSSPSTTNAEGNQHADGLHYAAVNVNVASRSRRQRDNTNDQCLYSSVKL is encoded by the exons ATGATGACATCTCCCAAGTTCGTTCTCTACCTGACATGTTTCTTCTTGGGGAAAATgg ttCAGATGCATCATTTTATCTTGTCTCATCAAGACAGTGGATTTATATCAGCTGATGTTGGAGACAACTTGACTTTCCAGTGTTTCTATGAGGGGGATGACAATAGGATGTATTggtacaaacaaacaccaggACAGAAACCTCGAATTATCTCAATGATGTACAAATTCTCTAAGGATTTTCCGTTATTGAATGAATTCAAGGACAATCGACGCTTCACTGTGGAAACTAATGATGTTGTGAGTCACCTAAATATCTCAGATCTGCAGCTTTCAGACTCAGCTACTTACTACTGTTCAAAGAGTCGttcatttgtgtttgagtttatgGAGGGCGTCACTGTCAGTGTGAAAGGTTCAGGGTCTAACATCCAGGCTCTGGTGCATCAGTCTGAGAGCATCCAGCCAGGAGGCTCTGTGACTCTCAGCTGTACAGTTCACACTGGGACCTGTGATGgagaacacagtgtttactgGGTCAAGAACTCTGAAGAACCTCAGCCAGGACTCATTTACACCCACGGAGACAGGAACGATCAGTGTGAGAGGAAacccgacacacagacacacacctgtttcTACAACTTGTCAATGGAGAGACGGAACCGTTCTCATGCTGGGACCTACTACTGTGCTGTCGCTGCATGTGGACACATTGTGTTTGGAGACGGGACCAAGCTGGAGTTTGACG ATGAAGTGAACTGGCTGGTGTATTTCCTGAGTGGAGCTTTGGGATTCACCATCAGCCTTTTGCTGGCTGTGTTACTGCACAAGATAAACAAGAGAAGATGCTGGAGATGTTCAG AGTCTCGTACACAACCATCATCTCCCTCCACAACAAATGCAGAG GGCAACCAACATGCAGATGGCCTCCATTACGCTGCAGTAAATGTGAACGTGGCCAGCAGATCAAGACGACAGAGGGACAACACAAACGATCAATGTTTGTACTCAAGTGTTAAACTgtag
- the LOC118102463 gene encoding uncharacterized protein LOC118102463 isoform X4: MMTSPKFVLYLTCFFLGKMVILLFSFFSSVQMHHFILSHQDSGFISADVGDNLTFQCFYEGDDNRMYWYKQTPGQKPRIISMMYKFSKDFPLLNEFKDNRRFTVETNDVVSHLNISDLQLSDSATYYCSKSRSFVFEFMEGVTVSVKGSGSNIQALVHQSESIQPGGSVTLSCTVHTGTCDGEHSVYWVKNSEEPQPGLIYTHGDRNDQCERKPDTQTHTCFYNLSMERRNRSHAGTYYCAVAACGHIVFGDGTKLEFDDEVDWLVVFLSATSAITTLLSVLLAFSICMMRVTG; the protein is encoded by the exons ATGATGACATCTCCCAAGTTCGTTCTCTACCTGACATGTTTCTTCTTGGGGAAAATgg TTATtttgcttttctcctttttctcttcagttCAGATGCATCATTTTATCTTGTCTCATCAAGACAGTGGATTTATATCAGCTGATGTTGGAGACAACTTGACTTTCCAGTGTTTCTATGAGGGGGATGACAATAGGATGTATTggtacaaacaaacaccaggACAGAAACCTCGAATTATCTCAATGATGTACAAATTCTCTAAGGATTTTCCGTTATTGAATGAATTCAAGGACAATCGACGCTTCACTGTGGAAACTAATGATGTTGTGAGTCACCTAAATATCTCAGATCTGCAGCTTTCAGACTCAGCTACTTACTACTGTTCAAAGAGTCGttcatttgtgtttgagtttatgGAGGGCGTCACTGTCAGTGTGAAAGGTTCAGGGTCTAACATCCAGGCTCTGGTGCATCAGTCTGAGAGCATCCAGCCAGGAGGCTCTGTGACTCTCAGCTGTACAGTTCACACTGGGACCTGTGATGgagaacacagtgtttactgGGTCAAGAACTCTGAAGAACCTCAGCCAGGACTCATTTACACCCACGGAGACAGGAACGATCAGTGTGAGAGGAAacccgacacacagacacacacctgtttcTACAACTTGTCAATGGAGAGACGGAACCGTTCTCATGCTGGGACCTACTACTGTGCTGTCGCTGCATGTGGACACATTGTGTTTGGAGACGGGACCAAGCTGGAGTTTGACG ATGAGGTGGACTGGCTGGTGGTTTTCTTGAGTGCGACCTCGGCAATCACCACCCTGCTGAGTGTTTTACTGGCTTTCTCAATATGCATGATGAGGGTTACAG GATGA
- the LOC118102463 gene encoding uncharacterized protein LOC118102463 isoform X1 gives MMTSPKFVLYLTCFFLGKMVILLFSFFSSVQMHHFILSHQDSGFISADVGDNLTFQCFYEGDDNRMYWYKQTPGQKPRIISMMYKFSKDFPLLNEFKDNRRFTVETNDVVSHLNISDLQLSDSATYYCSKSRSFVFEFMEGVTVSVKGSGSNIQALVHQSESIQPGGSVTLSCTVHTGTCDGEHSVYWVKNSEEPQPGLIYTHGDRNDQCERKPDTQTHTCFYNLSMERRNRSHAGTYYCAVAACGHIVFGDGTKLEFDDEVNWLVYFLSGALGFTISLLLAVLLHKINKRRCWRCSESRTQPSSPSTTNAEGNQHADGLHYAAVNVNVASRSRRQRDNTNDQCLYSSVKL, from the exons ATGATGACATCTCCCAAGTTCGTTCTCTACCTGACATGTTTCTTCTTGGGGAAAATgg TTATtttgcttttctcctttttctcttcagttCAGATGCATCATTTTATCTTGTCTCATCAAGACAGTGGATTTATATCAGCTGATGTTGGAGACAACTTGACTTTCCAGTGTTTCTATGAGGGGGATGACAATAGGATGTATTggtacaaacaaacaccaggACAGAAACCTCGAATTATCTCAATGATGTACAAATTCTCTAAGGATTTTCCGTTATTGAATGAATTCAAGGACAATCGACGCTTCACTGTGGAAACTAATGATGTTGTGAGTCACCTAAATATCTCAGATCTGCAGCTTTCAGACTCAGCTACTTACTACTGTTCAAAGAGTCGttcatttgtgtttgagtttatgGAGGGCGTCACTGTCAGTGTGAAAGGTTCAGGGTCTAACATCCAGGCTCTGGTGCATCAGTCTGAGAGCATCCAGCCAGGAGGCTCTGTGACTCTCAGCTGTACAGTTCACACTGGGACCTGTGATGgagaacacagtgtttactgGGTCAAGAACTCTGAAGAACCTCAGCCAGGACTCATTTACACCCACGGAGACAGGAACGATCAGTGTGAGAGGAAacccgacacacagacacacacctgtttcTACAACTTGTCAATGGAGAGACGGAACCGTTCTCATGCTGGGACCTACTACTGTGCTGTCGCTGCATGTGGACACATTGTGTTTGGAGACGGGACCAAGCTGGAGTTTGACG ATGAAGTGAACTGGCTGGTGTATTTCCTGAGTGGAGCTTTGGGATTCACCATCAGCCTTTTGCTGGCTGTGTTACTGCACAAGATAAACAAGAGAAGATGCTGGAGATGTTCAG AGTCTCGTACACAACCATCATCTCCCTCCACAACAAATGCAGAG GGCAACCAACATGCAGATGGCCTCCATTACGCTGCAGTAAATGTGAACGTGGCCAGCAGATCAAGACGACAGAGGGACAACACAAACGATCAATGTTTGTACTCAAGTGTTAAACTgtag
- the LOC118102463 gene encoding uncharacterized protein LOC118102463 isoform X2 produces the protein MMTSPKFVLYLTCFFLGKMVILLFSFFSSVQMHHFILSHQDSGFISADVGDNLTFQCFYEGDDNRMYWYKQTPGQKPRIISMMYKFSKDFPLLNEFKDNRRFTVETNDVVSHLNISDLQLSDSATYYCSKSRSFVFEFMEGVTVSVKGSGSNIQALVHQSESIQPGGSVTLSCTVHTGTCDGEHSVYWVKNSEEPQPGLIYTHGDRNDQCERKPDTQTHTCFYNLSMERRNRSHAGTYYCAVAACGHIVFGDGTKLEFDDEVDWLVVFLSATSAITTLLSVLLAFSICMMRVTDPHAPSSKINAKDEQNEDDPCYIAHREIQMNRSRGQRDDTWSECVYLSVRQ, from the exons ATGATGACATCTCCCAAGTTCGTTCTCTACCTGACATGTTTCTTCTTGGGGAAAATgg TTATtttgcttttctcctttttctcttcagttCAGATGCATCATTTTATCTTGTCTCATCAAGACAGTGGATTTATATCAGCTGATGTTGGAGACAACTTGACTTTCCAGTGTTTCTATGAGGGGGATGACAATAGGATGTATTggtacaaacaaacaccaggACAGAAACCTCGAATTATCTCAATGATGTACAAATTCTCTAAGGATTTTCCGTTATTGAATGAATTCAAGGACAATCGACGCTTCACTGTGGAAACTAATGATGTTGTGAGTCACCTAAATATCTCAGATCTGCAGCTTTCAGACTCAGCTACTTACTACTGTTCAAAGAGTCGttcatttgtgtttgagtttatgGAGGGCGTCACTGTCAGTGTGAAAGGTTCAGGGTCTAACATCCAGGCTCTGGTGCATCAGTCTGAGAGCATCCAGCCAGGAGGCTCTGTGACTCTCAGCTGTACAGTTCACACTGGGACCTGTGATGgagaacacagtgtttactgGGTCAAGAACTCTGAAGAACCTCAGCCAGGACTCATTTACACCCACGGAGACAGGAACGATCAGTGTGAGAGGAAacccgacacacagacacacacctgtttcTACAACTTGTCAATGGAGAGACGGAACCGTTCTCATGCTGGGACCTACTACTGTGCTGTCGCTGCATGTGGACACATTGTGTTTGGAGACGGGACCAAGCTGGAGTTTGACG ATGAGGTGGACTGGCTGGTGGTTTTCTTGAGTGCGACCTCGGCAATCACCACCCTGCTGAGTGTTTTACTGGCTTTCTCAATATGCATGATGAGGGTTACAG atCCCCATGCTCCATCCTCCAAAATAAATGCAAAG GATGAGCAGAATGAAGACGACCCCTGCTACATTGCTCACAGGGAGATACAGATGAACAGatccagaggacagagggatgaTACCTGGAGTGAATGTGTGTACTTGAGTGTGAGGCAGTAG